The DNA segment AGCCTCAGCATCCCCCGACTTCTTCCGGCGGCGCGGGGTCTCGGCGCTGTTCCCTATTCCTAACAAGGGTTTCAGTGTGTTCACATCAGGCGTAATGGGCAATTTGAAGGATTTGATATCAGAAGGTGATAAATTTGCCAAAAATGCCGATTGTTGTGAAATTTCTTCCCAACACTTTTGTGGTGTAGACGCTCCAAAAGATTGAATTTTGGCGTTCGGTGTTTTTCTTAACTAGGGCTTTGATCGATGTAGCGGGGTCAGACGCGATCGCGTTTTGACAAAACCGTTCAACCCTTGCAGCAAACTGTTCTGGTAAATCCCCCTGCTCGCACAAGCGGGTAAAAACATAGTCTGCATAGGCTTCTTCATTAGGATTCGTGACTGCCATCGAGACAACCAAGGCAGCGAAGAGACTGACACCCAATCCTAGGGCAATTTTTAACCCCGTTTTAGGTTTTGCATTCGTTTTTTTTGTATCTGTTTTCATCATTAAACCAGTTGAAATAAAGGCTAGGATTTCGCCAGGAAAAAGCAACAGTTGGTTTAGGGGCAGTTTTTATAAACTACAACGGTACGCTGACCGATTTCGGTTAACGCAAGCTGTTAACAATTGCATTGAATGCGGACGAAGAGACTCGAACTCTTACGTCAAAGACACTAGAACCTAAATCTAGCGCGTCTACCAATTCCGCCACGTCCGCTCGGCTTGAATTTCGCCGATTACTATCCTAGCAAATCTTGGGACTCTATACACCCCGACCTCCAACAGTAGCGCCCAAGCATCAAAAAAGGTGGGTTAAACCCCCATGTGACTGGCCAATTGATAGCCGCGCCAAACTCCAATTAAAATACCTTGAATTTCTACTCGCTCCGCCGCGATTTCAATGGGAGAATAATTAGCATTAGACGGCTTGAGAGTAACGGTATCAGCTTCGCGATAAAAACGCTTCAAGGTTGTTCCATTCCCTTCAACTCTGGCGGCAACAATTGTTCCGTTTTTGGGCTCTTCGCTGGGGGGAAGCGCGCGCATGATGGCAAAATCCCCTTCGGTAATTAAATCTTCGATCATGCTATCCCCCGTGACTCTGAGAGCATAACAATTCGGTTGGTAAAAGATGCCGTTTAAATCGAGTTGTTCCCGTTCGTCGGTAAAGGGTTCGACTAAACCCCCTGCCGCGATCGCGCCCAGAACCGGAACGCCGTGAATATCTTGCAAAACTCGGATCGTGCGTGCTTTTCCTTCTGTCCAATCAATATATCCTTTCGAGCGCAAGCGTTCTAATCGACTTTGAATCGGAGCAGGAGATTTGAGATTCATCGCCTTCATCATTTGGCGAATCGATGGGGAGTGTTGTTGGGTACGAATGTACTGTATTAACCACTCGTAAAGTTCGCGTTGAGCTGTTGTTAGAGGTTCCATTCTTTCAAAGTTTTAAATCAAGAGATTGACCTATTTTTATTTTAGAACCTTTGTACTATCAAATCTAGTATTTTGTGAATCGATATTTTCCCTTCTAATAACTTCCTATTTCCAATCGCTCAAACAATCGAAATTAGGTTGCATTGCGTAAATCAGAAAAGAGAGTCATAGCTCCAGCAGACAGCACAAAATTGACGCAGCCACCAACCCGACTGATAACATGGGGTTTACCTCAATGCAAAGTTTAAATCGTTATGACTCATGCAACGGATATTCACACCTTAGCGCGGTGGATGGCGGCAGATTTCAGCAATCAAGCACAAGCCATCGAAAATCCACCCTTTTTCGCTCATATTCGCGTATGTATGCGACCGCTTCCTTTTGAGGTGTTGAATGGTGTCAGCGTATTTCTCGAACAAGCCTATGATTTTATGCTCAACGCCCCCTATCGACTGCGAGTTCTAAAATTTGTTGTCGTTGAGGATCGCATTGAACTAGAAAATTACAAAGTCACCGATCAAGAACAATTTTACGGTGCTTCTCGCAACTTAGAACGCCTCAAATCTCTCACTTCCGAACATCTAGAAAAGTTACCTGGTTGCGATATGTTTGTGGACTGGACGGGAGAGAGTTTTAAGGGAGTGGTTAAACCGGGTAAAGCTTGTATTGTCGAGCGAAAAGGGAATATAACTTATCTTGACAATCGTTTTGAGGTGGATGAGGACAAATTAATCAGCCATGATATCGGACGCGATCTCGAAACCGACGAACAATTGTGGGGTTCAATTGCAGGACCTTTTCATTTCGTGCGCCGCACTACCTTTGCTAATGAAGTCCGATCGCCCTCTGAGGGATAATTCCCCTTTTTTTTGTGACTGCTATGCAAACAAAATCGAACTACTGGCAACTCATTCCCTACATTCGTCCTCAAGGTCGAACGATCGCGCTGGCATTAATTTGTACGGTTATCTTTACGCTGTGTTGGCCTTTCCTGGCTTGGATGTCGAAATGGGTCGCGCAGTCTATTGGGGAAGGGGATGTGGGCGCGATCGCGCGACTTTCTGGTATTGTTGCTCTTGTTTTCGTGGTGCAAAAGCTGGCACTATACGGTCAAGATATCCTCATGGCAAAAGCCGCCTTAGCCGTCGCCTTAGATTTGCGCACCCACCTCTACGCACACTTGCAAAACCTCGGTATCGACTACTTTGAATCGAGCAAAACCGGAGACTTATCCTATCGTCTCACCGAAGATATCGATCGTATTGGAGAAGTCGTACAAAAAATCTTTCACCAATTTATTCCTTGCGTCCTGCAACTCATTGCCGTCCTCAGCTACGTTATTTACGTCAACTGGCAACTCACCCTGACAATCTTCCTCGTTGCTCCTCTGATGGGCATTTTAATCGGTTGGTTTGGGGAAAGGATGCGCAAATTTTCCCACCGTTCTCAAGCGCGAATTTCCGATCTCTCCGCCTTACTTGTCGAGGTGTTTAGTGGGATTCGGCTCATTAAAGCCTTCTCCGCCGAGAATCACATCCTCGAACAGTTTACCCGCGAAGCAGAAGCCAATCGCCGCGCCAAATATGCCACCGAAAAACTCAAAGCAATTCAACAACCGATCATTGGTTTTCTCGAAGTTTTGTGCGTTCTGTTGTTGTTTATGTTGGGAGGATGGCAAATTTCCCAAGGAAACCTTACCGGAAGCGAGTTTGTCGGCTATAGCGTCGCTGTGGCAATGCTCATCGATCCGATCGCGATTACCACCAGTAACTATAACGAAGTCAAGCAGGGCGAGGCATCCGTCGATCGAATTTTTGAACTGTTATTCCTAAAACCCCGCATTGCTGACAAAACAGAAGCAACACCCCTAGGAACCGTGACGGGAAAAGTGGAATATCGCAATGTTAGCTTTGCCTATCCTTCCTCCCCCCTCAATCCGGAGGGAACCAAAAGCGATCCGGTTTTGCGCAATTTGAGTTTTTTAGTGCAACCCGGAGAACAAATTG comes from the Lusitaniella coriacea LEGE 07157 genome and includes:
- a CDS encoding DUF4359 domain-containing protein; translation: MMKTDTKKTNAKPKTGLKIALGLGVSLFAALVVSMAVTNPNEEAYADYVFTRLCEQGDLPEQFAARVERFCQNAIASDPATSIKALVKKNTERQNSIFWSVYTTKVLGRNFTTIGIFGKFITF
- the lexA gene encoding transcriptional repressor LexA, giving the protein MEPLTTAQRELYEWLIQYIRTQQHSPSIRQMMKAMNLKSPAPIQSRLERLRSKGYIDWTEGKARTIRVLQDIHGVPVLGAIAAGGLVEPFTDEREQLDLNGIFYQPNCYALRVTGDSMIEDLITEGDFAIMRALPPSEEPKNGTIVAARVEGNGTTLKRFYREADTVTLKPSNANYSPIEIAAERVEIQGILIGVWRGYQLASHMGV
- a CDS encoding chromophore lyase CpcT/CpeT, yielding MTHATDIHTLARWMAADFSNQAQAIENPPFFAHIRVCMRPLPFEVLNGVSVFLEQAYDFMLNAPYRLRVLKFVVVEDRIELENYKVTDQEQFYGASRNLERLKSLTSEHLEKLPGCDMFVDWTGESFKGVVKPGKACIVERKGNITYLDNRFEVDEDKLISHDIGRDLETDEQLWGSIAGPFHFVRRTTFANEVRSPSEG
- a CDS encoding ABC transporter ATP-binding protein, producing MQTKSNYWQLIPYIRPQGRTIALALICTVIFTLCWPFLAWMSKWVAQSIGEGDVGAIARLSGIVALVFVVQKLALYGQDILMAKAALAVALDLRTHLYAHLQNLGIDYFESSKTGDLSYRLTEDIDRIGEVVQKIFHQFIPCVLQLIAVLSYVIYVNWQLTLTIFLVAPLMGILIGWFGERMRKFSHRSQARISDLSALLVEVFSGIRLIKAFSAENHILEQFTREAEANRRAKYATEKLKAIQQPIIGFLEVLCVLLLFMLGGWQISQGNLTGSEFVGYSVAVAMLIDPIAITTSNYNEVKQGEASVDRIFELLFLKPRIADKTEATPLGTVTGKVEYRNVSFAYPSSPLNPEGTKSDPVLRNLSFLVQPGEQIALVGSSGAGKSTLVNLLLRFYDPDGGEICIDGMNLRDVTLHSLRRQIAIVPQETILFSGTIADNIAFGQKNFDLKAVEAAAKIANAHQFITQFSQGYYTYVGERGVNLSGGQRQRIAIARAIFLDPRLLILDEATSSLDSESEALVQEALERIVKGRTVFTIAHRLATVRRANRLFVLERGEIIESGTHEELLAQNGRYAQFYARQFEGANDK